One Diospyros lotus cultivar Yz01 chromosome 1, ASM1463336v1, whole genome shotgun sequence genomic window carries:
- the LOC127790296 gene encoding IRK-interacting protein — protein MAATRAEILESHGGTAATAISRREIQAAIAKAVELRALHAALIQGNSPANLQFHSASPAPHHFSQFSAQDYPVFTPSYEDEPIPGYQRIQLDSRTLSECWGEYGLPEGNVDETGLPDYKKMNASSRKGLASESINLEPHICPAEDQNSVSGSCTNNITVLKTSPGTDYYKSSRRNSLGDFRSVSSCNKCKPALISSETDNVLKNSKNSNIVVPLTDSRSSIQTPPKNRGLNLSWLFSRLKKKHRTENSPNRTESEVSLVFKDLGMLSIETLRKELIEANESRDAALVEVTEMKSSLGELKQKLEYLEAYCEELKKALRQAMQTKDSQVRETLGNLPKRGKSIDGNVDTLMPVSEEVMVEGFLQIVSEARLSVKQFCKTLISQIDEADGTLMENLNLLLQPYKLSLNSRYSKAVLYHLEAIINQSLYLDFENSVFQKNGSPKLLDPHQDRQAQFSSFVALRNLSWNEVLHKGTKYYSEEFSKFCDQKMSFIVTTLNWTRPWPEQLLQSFFVAAKCMWLLHLLAFSFNPPLGILRVEENRSFDPHYMEDMLADKQRSLGQSRVKLMVMPGFYVQDRVLRCKVLCRYKSVV, from the exons ATGGCGGCTACTCGAGCTGAAATCCTCGAAAGCCATGGCGGCACCGCCGCTACTGCAATTAGCAGGCGAGAAATTCAGGCAGCCATTGCCAAGGCCGTGGAGCTCCGGGCCCTCCACGCTGCTCTGATACAAGGCAACAGTCCCGCCAATCTCCAGTTCCACTCTGCTTCCCCTGCTCCGCACCATTTTTCCCAGTTCTCCGCCCAAGATTACCCCGTTTTTACACCA AGTTATGAAGATGAACCAATTCCAGGGTACCAGCGAATTCAATTGGATAGTCGAACTCTATCTGAGTGTTGGGGTGAGTATGGGCTGCCAGAAGGAAATGTCGATGAAACAGGCTTACCGGATTATAAGAAGATGAATGCTTCTTCGAGGAAAGGCTTGGCTTCTGAATCGATCAACTTAGAACCCCATATATGTCCGGCTGAAGACCAGAACTCGGTCAGTGGCTCATGCACTAACAACATTACAGTGCTTAAAACATCGCCTGGAACAGATTACTACAAGTCAAGCAGGAGAAACAGTTTAGGAGATTTCAGATCGGTGTCTTCTTGCAATAAGTGCAAGCCAGCCCTCATAAGCAGTGAAACTGATAATGTCTTAAAGAACAGTAAGAACTCCAATATTGTTGTGCCATTAACTGACTCGCGTTCCTCGATTCAAACGCCACCCAAAAACCGTGGATTAAATCTGTCATGGTTGTTTTCTCGGCTAAAGAAGAAGCACAGGACTGAAAACTCGCCAAACAGAACAGAATCAGAAGTTTCCCTAGTTTTTAAGGACTTGGGGATGTTATCCATAGAAACGCTGAGGAAAGAGCTTATTGAAGCAAATGAGAGTAGAGATGCAGCCTTAGTGGAGGTTACCGAGATGAAATCTTCACTAGGGGAGTTGAAACAGAAATTGGAGTACTTGGAGGCTTACTGTGAAGAGCTGAAAAAGGCTTTGAGGCAGGCAATGCAAACAAAGGACTCCCAAGTACGTGAAACGCTTGGGAATCTTCCAAAAAGAGGAAAATCCATTGATGGGAATGTAGACACTCTCATGCCTGTTAGTGAGGAAGTAATGGTGGAAGGATTCCTGCAAATAGTGTCGGAAGCAAGGTTATCGGTAAAACAGTTCTGCAAGACCCTCATCAGCCAGATTGACGAAGCTGATGGTACCTTGATGGAGAACCTAAATTTGCTTCTTCAGCCCTATAAGCTATCACTAAATTCAAGATACTCAAAGGCAGTGTTATACCATTTGGAGGCGATCATAAACCAATCGCTCTACCTAGATTTTGAGAACTCGGTGTTCCAAAAGAATGGCTCCCCAAAGCTATTAGACCCTCATCAAGATCGCCAAGCGCAGTTCTCATCATTTGTAGCTCTCAGAAATTTGAGTTGGAATGAAGTTCTGCACAAAGGAACCAAATACTACAGCGAGGAGTTCAGTAAGTTCTGTGACCAGAAGATGAGTTTCATTGTGACCACTCTGAACTGGACAAGGCCATGGCCTGAGCAACTGCTTCAATCGTTTTTCGTGGCTGCCAAATGCATGTGGCTGCTCCACTTGCTCGCGTTTTCGTTCAACCCACCACTGGGGATTCTGAGAGTTGAAGAAAACAGAAGCTTTGATCCCCATTACATGGAGGACATGCTAGCAGACAAGCAAAGATCGCTGGGACAGAGCCGAGTGAAGCTTATGGTGATGCCAGGATTCTACGTGCAGGATAGAGTACTGAGGTGCAAGGTTCTTTGCAGGTACAAATCTGTAGTCTAa